A stretch of Paenibacillus peoriae DNA encodes these proteins:
- a CDS encoding pyridoxamine 5'-phosphate oxidase family protein, translating to MGKKSSAILPEYKEFIQRQHIFFVGSAPISETGHVNISPKGYDSFRILSDQEVAYLDLSGSGNETSAHIIENGRVTIMFCAFEGEPSVLRLYGTGTVVLPNTKRWNELYPLFNPLPGARQIIVVDVHMVQDSCGFAVPFMTYTSEREKLKDVAIQMGEEVLKKYAYEKSLESIDGLPTAFALNKNNMT from the coding sequence ATGGGAAAAAAATCCAGTGCGATACTACCGGAATATAAAGAGTTCATACAGCGACAGCATATTTTCTTTGTAGGATCAGCACCGATATCCGAGACGGGGCATGTGAATATTTCCCCCAAGGGATATGATTCCTTTCGTATTTTGTCAGATCAGGAGGTAGCCTATCTCGACTTGTCGGGAAGTGGCAACGAAACAAGTGCGCACATTATAGAGAACGGACGGGTAACCATCATGTTCTGTGCATTTGAAGGCGAGCCCAGTGTATTAAGACTCTATGGTACTGGCACAGTCGTGTTGCCCAATACAAAGCGTTGGAATGAGCTGTATCCTCTCTTTAATCCACTTCCTGGAGCAAGACAAATCATAGTAGTTGATGTTCATATGGTGCAGGATTCATGTGGTTTTGCAGTTCCCTTCATGACTTACACGAGCGAACGGGAAAAGCTGAAGGACGTGGCGATTCAGATGGGCGAAGAAGTACTTAAAAAGTATGCATACGAGAAAAGTTTAGAGAGTATTGATGGTTTGCCGACGGCGTTTGCCTTGAACAAAAATAATATGACTTAG